A window of Thermoleophilia bacterium genomic DNA:
GGTTGTAGCGGTCGCTCTTATCTTCGACCTTCTGAATGGTTTTCATGACGGTTGCAATGCCGTTTCCACTGTTATCTATACCGGTGCGCTTAAGCCCCGCTTCGCCATAGGGTTGTCTGCCTTTTTTAACTTTGTGGGCCCTCTGGTCATGGGAGTAGGCGTCGCTAAGACCATAGGCGGGGTCATCAGCGCCAGCGACGCCTCGGCTCACCTGGTTATAGCTGCCTTGCTTGGTGCATGCGTATGGGAAGTTCTTACTTGGTTGTGGGCTCTGCCGATGAGCTCTTCGCATGCCCTTGTCGGCGGTCTGCTAGGTGCTGGTATTGCAGCACTGGGCCTTTCCGGAATTAACTGGCACAAAGTCATTTTGGTGTTCGCGTCCCTCCTAATCTCGCCTATCCTGGGCATCGTAGTAGGCTACGGCCTCATGCGGATCAGCCGGGCTTTCTTTACCCGCATGCGCTGGAGCATGGCGCGGGCCGACCGTTTCTATAAGCACATGCAAATACTGTCCTCCAGCTGGGTTTCTTTTAGTCACGGTTCAAATGACGCCACAAAGGTGATGGGAATCATAGTGATTTTTCTGGCAGCCCAGCATCGACTCGACGTGACTGATTACGTAGGAATACACGGCTTTCCTGTATGGGTCATACTCGCCTGCGCTGGAGCCATGGGCGTTGGTACGTTTCTGTCCGTGCGTTCCTTCCGGCTCATTCGTACTTTGGGAGAACGAATAACCAAGCTTCATCCCGTCAACGGCTTCAGTGCCGAATGCGGAGGGGCGATC
This region includes:
- a CDS encoding inorganic phosphate transporter; this translates as MSDGTGVLIAVVAVALIFDLLNGFHDGCNAVSTVIYTGALKPRFAIGLSAFFNFVGPLVMGVGVAKTIGGVISASDASAHLVIAALLGACVWEVLTWLWALPMSSSHALVGGLLGAGIAALGLSGINWHKVILVFASLLISPILGIVVGYGLMRISRAFFTRMRWSMARADRFYKHMQILSSSWVSFSHGSNDATKVMGIIVIFLAAQHRLDVTDYVGIHGFPVWVILACAGAMGVGTFLSVRSFRLIRTLGERITKLHPVNGFSAECGGAIVILLASTFGLPVSTTHVVTSAVTGTGLASHLGSVSWKVFRSIALAWVVTLPFCAIMAAILYYLLNLVF